A window from Electrophorus electricus isolate fEleEle1 chromosome 7, fEleEle1.pri, whole genome shotgun sequence encodes these proteins:
- the si:dkey-181m9.8 gene encoding uncharacterized protein si:dkey-181m9.8 has translation MTMSRVTPDLEYQTLAECNYCYPTEVLSDVWEARAAFPDLHLHEGYYYYPNNEKKKLVNLRGTVPIVYEGNKYNIPVCIWIHITHPQSPPRCLVCPSPCMMINGNSSSVDAQGHVLLHCLSNWKPGWSGLSIVLEEMVAAFQRETPLFATYPIRAPTLPPGAKQPTEWPGHRRPASAHNSWPNTSSNSAQRKSSHPESSSSSLSQATSNTDPKSDKDSQPQAASAEETSGVKRSYTQELLDFGITFGETHTRNNTPTNPFVTSATAPDSSASSPDDISSLFKSLQLERVVHMYQLEQKDKDIPHAWRHCQAPEEGPGPQVELLDDRHRVVVSHLPTGITPSRMKNKLTIYFQRKHSRGGEVVAVTYPLAQPDQAMVTFRHYKDAENVLKEPNRIVMVDDQMKILMKLKRFEAPSVSVPEDVRGDKAEMFRSILGMEGCGFSPADVSEAVQACRDVPSALKYLSHDCPICQERVSFSKMITMTHCSCAFCESCFKAFFSSVIKEKSIVHAVCPLCNQPDVRGPAHREVSVEYFSLLDTQIRHYLDPQTHELFQRKLRDQALQEMPDFRWCAHCSFGLLHEADRLRMDCPSCGKSTCSKCKSPWAPQHDGLSCEKFKEWQQLNSPEYQNSRLEQLLSRNKIDCPKCKFRFFLSKGGCLHFKCSQCQHDFCGGCCRPFKLGPECDFSAECGAKGLHAHHPRDCLYHLRDWSVPRLRNLLQHHGVTHPIMFWQRHGAVERGRRDVGVCAVMEHKEPGSAKEEPCGRVAFAEYAGYCTLHYKECLVELINQNRLDPVVLLDGSELQAELGRWKIPVPEKQPLESDKLYKERLKQILRERVGLIGGATPGLRPAGPPTPSPSPTSPPAAVAPWYSVLHPGRGGPDDTQLLLLLND, from the exons ATGACAATGTCTCGTGTGACGCCTGATCTGGAGTACCAGACGCTAGCGGAG TGTAACTACTGCTACCCAACTGAAGTTCTTTCTGATGTTTGGGAAGCCAGAGCAGCTTTTCCAGACCTTCATCTGCACGAGGGCTATTACT ATTATCCTAACAATGAGAAGAAGAAGTTGGTTAATTTACGTGGTACAGTTCCCATCGTTTATGAAG GTAACAAGTACAACATTCCAGTGTGCATCTGGATCCACATCACCCACCCTCAGAGCCCTCCGCGGTGCCTcgtctgcccctccccctgcatGATGATCAACGGCAACAGCTCCAGTGTAGACGCGCAAGGCCACGTGCTGCTTCACTGCCTCAGCAACTGGAAGCCT GGTTGGTCAGGCCTGTCCATCGTTCTGGAGGAGATGGTCGCCGCATTTCAGCGGGAAACGCCCCTTTTTGCCACTTATCCAATCAGAGCTCCGACACTACCTCCAGGCGCCAAGCAACCTACTGAGTGGCCGGGTCATCGAAGACCTGCTTCAGCCCACAACAG TTGGCCTAACACCAGCAGTAACTCTGCACAGAGGAAGTCCTCTCACCCTGAATCATCATCGTCATCTTTGTCCCAGGCAACCAGCAATA CCGATCCCAAGAGCGACAAGGACAGCCAGCCACAGGCAGCGAGCGCAGAAGAGACAAGTGGCGTGAAGAGGTCCTATACACAGGAGCTGCTGGACTTTGGGATCACATTCGGAGAGACGCATACCCGGAACAACACCCCAACCAACCCGTTTGTCACCAGTGCCACCG CTCCGGATTCCAGTGCCTCGAGTCCAGATGATATTTCGAGCCTCTTCAAAAGCCTTCAGCTAGAAAGGGTTGTCCACATGTACCAGCTTGAACAGAAAGACAAGG ACATTCCCCATGCCTGGAGGCACTGCCAGGCCCCCGAGGAGGGTCCTGGTCCCCAGGTAGAGCTGCTGGACGACAGGCACAGGGTGGTGGTCAGCCACCTCCCCACGGGCATCACTCCCAGCCGGATGAAGAACAAGCTCACCATTTACTTCCAGAGGAAACATAGCAGGGGCGGGGAGGTCGTGGCTGTCACCTACCCCTTGGCTCAGCCAGACCAGGCCATGGTCACCTTCAGACACTACAAAG ATGCCGAGAATGTTCTAAAAGAACCAAACAGAATCGTGATGGTGGATGATCAGATGAAAATTCTCATGAAGCTAAAAAGGTTCGAGGCTCCTTCG GTCTCCGTCCCGGAGGATGTGCGAGGCGACAAGGCGGAGATGTTCAGGAGCATCCTGGGCATGGAGGGCTGCGGCTTCAGCCCTGCCGACGTGTCGGAGGCGGTGCAGGCATGCCGGGACGTCCCCTCCGCCCTCAAGTACCTCTCCCACGACTGCCCCATCTGTCAGGAGCGCGTGTCCTTCAGCAAG ATGATCACCATGACGCACTGCTCGTGCGCATTCTGCGAGAGCTGCTTCAAGGCCTTCTTCTCGTCCGTCATCAAGGAGAAGAGCATCGTCCACGCTGTGTGCCCGCTGTGCAATCAGCCTGATGTGCGCGGCCCCGCCCACAGGGAGGTGTCCGTGGAGTACTTCAGCCTGCTGGACACGCAG ATCAGGCACTACCTGGACCCGCAGACCCACGAGCTCTTCCAGAGGAAGCTCAGGGACCAGGCTCTGCAGGAGATGCCAGACTTCCGCTGGTGCGCTCAT TGTTCTTTCGGGCTGCTCCACGAGGCAGACAGGCTGAGGATGGATTGCCCCAGCTGTGGAAAGAGCACATGCTCGAAGTGCAAGAGCCCC TGGGCTCCCCAGCATGATGGACTGTCCTGCGAGAAGTTCAAGGAGTGGCAGCAGCTTAACAGCCCCGAGTACCAAAACTCGCGCCTGGAGCAGCTCCTCAGCAGAAATAAGATAG ACTGCCCGAAGTGCAAATTCCGGTTCTTCCTGTCCAAAGGTGGCTGCTTGCACTTTAAGTGCTCCCAGTGCCAGCACGATTTCTGCGGGGGATGCTGCCGGCCCTTCAAGCTGGGCCCT GAGTGCGATTTCTCTGCTGAGTGTGGCGCTAAGGGGTTACATGCCCACCACCCCAGGGACTGCCTGTACCACCTCAGAGACTGGAGTGTGCCTCGACTGCGGAACCTGCTGCAG CACCATGGAGTGACCCACCCCATCATGTTCTGGCAGAGACATGGCGCTGTGGAGAGAGGTCGGAGAG atgtaggtgtgtgtgccgTGATGGAGCACAAAGAGCCAGGTAGCGCAAAGGAGGAGCCATGCGGCCGGGTGGCGTTCGCAGAATACGCCGGCTACTGCAC GCTGCATTACAAGGAGTGTTTGGTGGAGTTGATCAACCAGAACAGGCTGGACCCCGTGGTGCTGCTTGATGGCTCAGAACTGCAGGCAGAACTGGGCCGCTGGAAAATTCCAGTCCCGGAGAAACAGCCTCTAGAGTCCGACAAGCTCTACAAGGAGCGCCTCAAGCAG ATcctgagggagagggtgggttTGATCGGGGGCGCCACCCCGGGCCTGAGGCCGGCCGGCCCCCCCACCCCGTCGCCTTCTCCCACATCCCCTCCCGCGGCGGTGGCTCCCTGGTACTCGGTGCTGCACCCGGGCAGGGGTGGGCCTGACGAcacccagctgctgctgctcctcaaCGACTGA
- the impa1 gene encoding inositol monophosphatase 1 has protein sequence MADLCQEAMDHAVALAKKAGEIVRDALQNEMKIMCKSSSVDLVTKTDQKVEQLIIDSVKEKFPNHGFIGEESVAAGQPCLLTDDPTWIVDPVDGTTNFVHGYPFVAVCIGFAVNKMLEFGVVYSCIEDKMYTARRGKGAFCNGDPLQVSDQKEINQSIIATEFGSSRDPEVVDKIFSNMRKILCLPVHGIRGSGSAAVNMCLVAAGCVEAYYEVGIHCWDVAAAAVIVAEAGGVLVDLEDGPLDLMSRRILAANNETIAARIRREIEVYPLVRDDTPIETKQ, from the exons ATGGCTGATCTTTGTCAGGAAGCCATGGATCATGCTGTGGCCCTGGCCAAGAAggcaggagag ATTGTTAGGGATGCTCTGCAGAATGAAATGAAGATCATGTGCAAAAGCTCCTCCGTGGACTTGGTCACCAAGACTGACCAGAAGGTGGAGCAACTCATCATAGACTCAGTGAAGGAGAAGTTCCCTAATCACGG TTTCATCGGGGAGGAGTCAGTAGCTGCAGGTCAGCCGTGCCTCCTGACTGACGACCCGACCTGGATTGTGGACCCGGTGGACGGAACCACGAACTTTGTGCATGG GTACCCTTTCGTTGCCGTTTGCATTGGCTTTGCTGTCAATAAGATG TTAGAGTTCGGAGTAGTGTATAGCTGTATAGAGGATAAGATGTACACAGCGCGCAGAGGGAAGGGAGCCTTCTGCAATGGAGACCCTCTCCAGGTGTCTGACCAGAAAG AGATCAATCAGTCCATCATTGCCACAGAGTTTGGCTCAAGCAGAGATCCCGAAGTGGTTGACAAGATATTCTCCAACATGAGGAAGATTTTGTGTCTGCCAGTGCACGG GATACGTGGGTCGGGCTCGGCTGCTGTCAACATGTGTTTGGTGGCCGCTGGCTGCGTGGAAGCGTACTACGAGGTCGGCATCCACTGTTGGGACGTAGCGGCAGCTGCTGTCATAGTGGCAGAGGCTGGAGGCGTGCTCGTGGACTTGGAGG ATGGACCGTTGGATCTAATGTCTAGAAGAATCCTTGCAGCCAATAACGAGACGATCGCAGCGAGGATCAGGAGAGAGATCGAGGTTTACCCTCTTGTCAGGGATGATACTCCTATAGAGACTAAACAATAA
- the fbxl7 gene encoding F-box/LRR-repeat protein 7 isoform X2, whose translation MRTLSTPSPALILPCSSPPLFNGSSTSSSSFTAETIAMVHSPPTGLTHPQRGLWQPKDQQGAPIDILPDHAFLQIFAHLPTNQLCRCARVCRRWYNLAWDPRLWRTVRLTGDVLHVDRALRVLTRRLCQDTPNVCLTLEMVVVSGCRRLTDRGLYTVAQSCPELRRLEIAGCYNVSNEAVFEVVSRCPNLEHLDISGCSKVTCISLTREASIKLSPLHGQQISIRYLDMTDCFALEDEGLHTIAAHCTQLTHLYLRRCARLTDEGLRFLVIYCPSVRELSVSDCRFVSDFGLREIAKLEGRLRYLSIAHCGRVTDVGVRYVAKYCARLRYLNARGCEGLTDHGLEHLAKGCPKLKSLDIGKCPLVSDAGLEVLALNCFNLKRLSVKACESVTGRGLQVVAANCFDLQLLNVQDCDVPLEALRFVKRHCKRCIIEHTNPAFF comes from the exons ATGCGGACGCTGAGCACGCCCAGTCCTGCTCTGATCCTCCCgtgctcctcccctcccctcttcaaTGGCTCttccacttcctcttcctccttcactgCGGAAACCATCGCCATGGTGCACTCTCCGCCCACAGgcctcacacacccacagcgGGGCCTGTGGCAGCCCAaggaccagcagggggcgcccaTCGACATCCTTCCTGACCACGCCTTCCTGCAGATCTTTGCGCACCTGCCGACCAACCAGCTGTGCCGCTGCGCCCGCGTGTGCCGCCGCTGGTACAACTTGGCGTGGGACCCACGCCTGTGGAGGACTGTACGCCTGACCGGAGACGTGCTGCATGTGGACCGTGCTCTGCGTGTGCTCACACGCAGGCTCTGCCAGGACACTCCCAACGTGTGCCTGaccctggagatggtggtggtgagCGGATGCCGGAGGCTGACCGACCGTGGGCTCTACACGGTGGCCCAGTCCTGCCCGGAACTCCGCCGCCTGGAGATAGCCGGATGCTATAACGTCTCCAACGAGGCTGTGTTCGAAGTGGTCTCGCGATGCCCTAACCTGGAACACCTGGACATCTCAG GTTGCTCTAAGGTGACCTGCATCAGTCTGACGCGTGAGGCGTCCATCAAACTATCTCCTTTACATGGCCAGCAGATCTCCATCCGCTACCTGGACATGACTGACTGCTTCGCCCTGGAGGACGAGGGCCTGCACACGATCGCGGCGCACTGCACACAGCTGACGCACCTGTACCTGCGGCGGTGCGCACGCCTCAccgacgagggcctgcgcttcCTGGTCATCTACTGCCCATCCGTGCGTGAGCTGAGCGTCAGCGACTGCCGATTCGTCAGTGACTTCGGCCTGCGGGAGATCGCCAAGCTGGAGGGCCGCCTGCGCTACCTCAGCATCGCACACTGTGGCCGCGTCACCGATGTGGGTGTGCGCTACGTGGCCAAGTACTGCGCCCGCCTGCGCTACCTGAACGCGCGCGGCTGTGAGGGCCTGACGGACCACGGTCTCGAGCACTTGGCCAAGGGCTGCCCCAAGCTGAAGTCCCTGGACATCGGCAAGTGCCCGCTGGTGTCAGACGCCGGCCTAGAAGTGCTGGCGCTCAACTGCTTCAACCTGAAGCGGCTGAGCGTGAAGGCGTGTGAGAGCGTGACAGGCCGCGGCCTGCAGGTGGTGGCGGCCAACTGCTTCGACCTGCAGCTGCTCAACGTACAGGACTGCGATGTGCCACTAGAAGCGCTGCGTTTTGTCAAGCGCCACTGTAAGCGCTGCATCATCGAGCACACCAACCCGGCCTTCTTCTGA
- the fbxl7 gene encoding F-box/LRR-repeat protein 7 isoform X1: MGANNGKQSGSEGKGSSSISSDLSSSTDQTSAKAPKNAATSEDSDISMRTLSTPSPALILPCSSPPLFNGSSTSSSSFTAETIAMVHSPPTGLTHPQRGLWQPKDQQGAPIDILPDHAFLQIFAHLPTNQLCRCARVCRRWYNLAWDPRLWRTVRLTGDVLHVDRALRVLTRRLCQDTPNVCLTLEMVVVSGCRRLTDRGLYTVAQSCPELRRLEIAGCYNVSNEAVFEVVSRCPNLEHLDISGCSKVTCISLTREASIKLSPLHGQQISIRYLDMTDCFALEDEGLHTIAAHCTQLTHLYLRRCARLTDEGLRFLVIYCPSVRELSVSDCRFVSDFGLREIAKLEGRLRYLSIAHCGRVTDVGVRYVAKYCARLRYLNARGCEGLTDHGLEHLAKGCPKLKSLDIGKCPLVSDAGLEVLALNCFNLKRLSVKACESVTGRGLQVVAANCFDLQLLNVQDCDVPLEALRFVKRHCKRCIIEHTNPAFF, translated from the exons ACTCGGACATCAGTATGCGGACGCTGAGCACGCCCAGTCCTGCTCTGATCCTCCCgtgctcctcccctcccctcttcaaTGGCTCttccacttcctcttcctccttcactgCGGAAACCATCGCCATGGTGCACTCTCCGCCCACAGgcctcacacacccacagcgGGGCCTGTGGCAGCCCAaggaccagcagggggcgcccaTCGACATCCTTCCTGACCACGCCTTCCTGCAGATCTTTGCGCACCTGCCGACCAACCAGCTGTGCCGCTGCGCCCGCGTGTGCCGCCGCTGGTACAACTTGGCGTGGGACCCACGCCTGTGGAGGACTGTACGCCTGACCGGAGACGTGCTGCATGTGGACCGTGCTCTGCGTGTGCTCACACGCAGGCTCTGCCAGGACACTCCCAACGTGTGCCTGaccctggagatggtggtggtgagCGGATGCCGGAGGCTGACCGACCGTGGGCTCTACACGGTGGCCCAGTCCTGCCCGGAACTCCGCCGCCTGGAGATAGCCGGATGCTATAACGTCTCCAACGAGGCTGTGTTCGAAGTGGTCTCGCGATGCCCTAACCTGGAACACCTGGACATCTCAG GTTGCTCTAAGGTGACCTGCATCAGTCTGACGCGTGAGGCGTCCATCAAACTATCTCCTTTACATGGCCAGCAGATCTCCATCCGCTACCTGGACATGACTGACTGCTTCGCCCTGGAGGACGAGGGCCTGCACACGATCGCGGCGCACTGCACACAGCTGACGCACCTGTACCTGCGGCGGTGCGCACGCCTCAccgacgagggcctgcgcttcCTGGTCATCTACTGCCCATCCGTGCGTGAGCTGAGCGTCAGCGACTGCCGATTCGTCAGTGACTTCGGCCTGCGGGAGATCGCCAAGCTGGAGGGCCGCCTGCGCTACCTCAGCATCGCACACTGTGGCCGCGTCACCGATGTGGGTGTGCGCTACGTGGCCAAGTACTGCGCCCGCCTGCGCTACCTGAACGCGCGCGGCTGTGAGGGCCTGACGGACCACGGTCTCGAGCACTTGGCCAAGGGCTGCCCCAAGCTGAAGTCCCTGGACATCGGCAAGTGCCCGCTGGTGTCAGACGCCGGCCTAGAAGTGCTGGCGCTCAACTGCTTCAACCTGAAGCGGCTGAGCGTGAAGGCGTGTGAGAGCGTGACAGGCCGCGGCCTGCAGGTGGTGGCGGCCAACTGCTTCGACCTGCAGCTGCTCAACGTACAGGACTGCGATGTGCCACTAGAAGCGCTGCGTTTTGTCAAGCGCCACTGTAAGCGCTGCATCATCGAGCACACCAACCCGGCCTTCTTCTGA